Below is a genomic region from Verrucomicrobiota bacterium.
CATATCGTTGATCATGGTTTACAGTATTTCACGCTTTCTAACGAAGAGATCCATAAAAACGTCAAATACTTATGTTATTCCAGGATAGGCCTATTAGACAAAGCCATCGTTGATTTACAAGGAGCAGAATGGCAGCCTGATGAGAAAAAATATTATCATCTAGACGGAAATAATCGTATTGGCAAGGCTCTGGCTCAAGGTCTGGACATTAGAATGGAATCGCCGATAACTACTTTGCAACCAATTACTTCGAAATGGCGAGTGAATGATCATAGTTTTGATTATGTCGTGAGTAGTGTTCCTTTTCCTCAATTAAACAATTTTATTCCTCTAGAACCATCCCTTCAAATTCGATTTGAACCTTGTTTGACGGCCTTGTTCTCCTATGAAGGTTTACCACAGAACATGAGTGCAGACATCTATGGCATCATTGACACCTCCAACACGTCCATCATTTCTTGGAGCGCTTGCGAAAACCATAAAACCAACCGTATCCCTCTAGACGAAACCGTTTTCGTGGTTCATGCCTCAGAAAAATTTAGCCGAGAATATTTAGAGACCAGCTCAGACGCATACCTACCTCACCTTCAAAGGGAACTCGAGAACACTTGGCAACTTTCGCCTACCAAACAAAAGAATTCCTTTTCACATAGATGGAGATTTGCTCGCTCCACAGACCCTTACTCCCTTCCCAATGCGCAATTACCAGAAAATTTTTTTGTATGCGGAGATAGCATCGTAAAGTCTCGCTTCGAAGACGTATGGCTAAGCGGTTTGCAAGCCGCTTATTTATTAATAGCCAAAGACCAACAAACTGAAATACCATTTGTAGACAAACAAATAATAACAACTTGAGCCATAAAATGAGTAATTACCTAATCATTGCCTCTAGCAGTACAATAGGACAAGAATTAGTCAAGATTCTTCATCAACAAGCAGACCAACTCTATTTAACTTCCAGAAACCCTGATAAAATTCAGCAACTAGCAGATGAAACACAATCCTCCTTTTCTGCTCTAGACGCATCATCATTTGAAGAAGTGAACCAAGTCTTCGAAGATGCAAGTGATAAATTGGGGCCACTGGATGGGGTTGTTTGTCTCGCCGGCTCCCTTTTACTAAAAGCAGCTCATCAAACATCAGAGCAAGAGTATTTACACACGATACAAACCAGCCTAACAACAGCATTTGCTACTACTAAAGCTGCAGGTAAGCACATGAGAAAAGGAGGATCCGTTGTTTTGATCAGTTCAGCAGCAGCTATGCAAGGCTTTGCTAACCATGAGGCCATTGCTGCAGCAAAGGGAGGGGTAATAGCCCTTGCTCGTTCAGCAGCTGCTACCTACGCCAGACAAAATCTGCGCTTCAATGTCGTTTCACCTGGATTGACTGAAACAGCACTAACCAAGAGTCTTTTTGCCAATGAAGCAAGCAAACAAATCTCCGAGAAAATGCATGTTCTAGGTCGATTAGGTGAAGCGCATAAAATCGCTTTAAGCATCGCTTTCTTATTAAATCCTGAGAATGATTGGATTACTGGTCAGGTGTTAGGTATAGATGGAGGACTTAGTCGAGTCGCACCAAAGATTAAAGGCTAAGAATTAACGCATTTTTGAATTATATTGAAACATCGATATTTGTCATACCTCGGTCCAACCAGCGTACCCAGTAGATCCAAGTATTTATGATTTCGCCACATTGATCCCCTCATATCAAGCACTGATCCAAGCATCATGGGAACTCTACAGGTTTTCTTCCTTAAGATTGGCAGGTTGGATTAGGCACTGTGTCTCCTAATTAGAAAAGGCCAGCTTCTGCCAATACAATTACGGGCAACGACCTTATTACATGGTATTACCGGTTGATGAATTTTTAGGCTGCTCTAGCAAATATGGGGAATGATCTTTGAGTTTATTTCATTTTTCTTGCCTAACCACATCACCAAGACACTATCTTTGTCGCACTTTACAAATGGAAAAACCGAATTGATTATGGGTAAAAGTACTTGGATATTTTTATGGGCTCTGACTGTAAACTCAGCAGTCGGACAAATTGAGGAACCTGAGCCAAACACTATACCTCCAGAAGAGATTCAAGAAATTACCTTGCCACCAGCTCTGTCGCCTCCATCTATCAAAATCAAGCCCATACAAATCGTATCTGCTTCTCCTATACCAAAAGATCTTCAAGATCCAGACAAGCCCATTGGTCATCAAGAAGGTCTACAGATCTACTACCTCCTCGAAGGCAAAAATCTAGTCGGAATCAACAAAGACTCCTTTAAATTGGACTTTTTAACGATGGCTGGTAAGGAAGATTTCTTGGAGCAACAAGGCAGGAATCTCACCCACGTATCTATCATCTATACAAAATTTTCTGAAGACAAGAAATACGGGATCTTTGCTCTTCATATCCCCTGCGACAAATTCTACTCCAAACCTGATATTTCTTTTAGAGGTTCTGCGAAGATTCTTTCTAGCGAATCTCCAGAAACAGCCAGCATCCTTTTAAGCATGGAATCAAATGAAAAAAAACGGGTAGGTCCCTTTGAAATAGAAAAGAACGGAGCCAATGCTTCCTTTTTTGGCATTAGTCTGGATGCCAAAAAAGGACTCGGCATTAAGTTGCAAGGACCCATTGAAATCCTAAGCAAGATCGAGGTGTTGGATGGGAAAAAGCCTCTATCAATTTCAGGTGGTATCTATGAGAACGGTGGTAAAACTTTCTTCTACCGCCTACCAAAAGCGGAGAATGTGAAGGTAGTTTGTCATTACTGGTCGAACGCTCAAGAAATCCCAGTAATTATTAATTACTAGAGTCGCTTTCATTTATTGCGAAAAGGCAGGAGGGGTAATATTTTTTAAAAATCTCTTGCCAAAATGGAATCAAGCTGCCATCTTATTCGGCTAATTTGTCAACTTGACCCAATTTCTAAGATAATTATGGTAACACCTAAACACGAATCCGTTAAAGAAGCTTTGCAACATGTTGAGAATCCACAAATTCTCATCAATATGGTGTCCCGCCGTGTTCGCCAACTCGGCATGGGCTACCGACCATTAATCAATGTTAATCCTCGCATGACTTTCCTAGACGTTGCTTTAAGGGAAATTGCCGATGGCAAGCTTTCCTATGAAGCAGTAGAATTTGCTGAAGACGAAGATTAAGAAACCCTCGCCTACAGCCTTCTCTCTGAATAATGCGGGTGGAAATATTCTCTTCCTGCGATGGCTCAAGAAATAGAAATTAATAACAGGCGCGCGCGACATGATTATCATGTTCACGATAAACTGGAAACTGGCATCTCGCTCCAAGGCACTGAGGTCAAGTCATTGCGATCTGCACAGGCTAGCTTAAGTGATGCCTTTGCTCGCTTAGAAAAAGGTGAGTTGTGGCTCTACAATTTCCATATCTCACCCTATGACAAAGGCAACCGAGAAAACCATGAGCCGAAACGTAAACGTAAACTGCTCATCCATAAGAGGGAATACCGCAAGCTCAGTGGCAACGTCGTGCAGTCAGGTAAATCTCTCATTCCTCTTAAAGGCTATTTCAAAAACCGTTATTTCAAAATCCTCTTAGGTATCTGCACCAGTAAAAATAAAGGCGACAAACGCCAAGATCTTAAGACACGCGATGTCGAGAGATCCATTAGGCGAAACTTTGGTCGCGTCTAAAAAAACTTCCAGCATAATCGTTGCTTATGGATCAAATGAACCCTTCAAAGCACTGGATTCCTGAACTCCAGCGCAAGCTTCCACTCTCCGTAGTTAAAGTCGACGAGAAATCTCTGCACACGCACGGAGGGGACGCATGGCATGCTCACGCCATGCCCGAAGCGGTTGTTGAAGTCAGACATGAAAAAGACATACAAGCAACCATGCGGATCGCCTCAAAATACAAAATCCCTGTGACAGCCAGAGGTTCTGGTCGCGGTTATGTCGGCAGTTGTGTCCCCGTTAAAGGTGGCATCAGCCTTTCCTTAACGAAACTCAACAAAATCTTAGAAGTCTCAGCCAAGGATAGTCTAGCCGTTGTTCAACCTGGAGTCATCACCGAGAGGCTGCAAATAGAAGCAAAACGCAAAGGCCTTTTCTACCCTCCAGATCCTGCCAGCCTTAACGAAAGCTCTATAGGTGGTAACATAGCCACCAATGCGGGTGGGCCACGCTGCTTGAAATATGGAGTCACCAAGAACTATGTTATGGGACTGAACATTGTATTACCCAATGGTGAGTTAGTTAAGACCGGTGGGCGGTGCCACAAAAATAAATTAGGCTTCAACCTGGTTGACCTCTTCCCAGGCTCTGAAGGCATGCTCGGAATCATTAGTCTAGCAACGCTTAGACTTATCCCCCATCCTCCCGCACGCTCTGTCTTGGTAGCCTCTTTTTCAAAAGTTAAAGCTGCTGCTAAAGCTGTCACAGCTATTCAACAAGCAGGCTACCTGCCCTGCGCATTAGAGATTGCTGACAAATTTACCTTAGAGGCTGCGAGAGGTTATAATAAAAGTGTTCCGCCTGGTGAAGCACTTATCATTGTAGAATTAGATGGCCAAGCCCAGTCCGTCCACCGTGAAATCCGAGCGCTCAAAACAGTCATTCAAGAAATCGGAGCGCTTCAAACTTCCATCGCTTCCACCGAAGCTGCTTGCGAAAAACTTTGGGATATCCGGCGTAGCTTTTCCTACAGCCTGCGTGCTACCGGACTAATCAAAATGAATCACGATGTTGTTGTGCCTCGGGGTAAACTTACAGAATTATTCAAAGTAGTTGAGAAAATTCAACAGTCCTTTTCTGATTATCGTGTAGCATCTTTCGGTCATGCTGGCGATGGTAATATTCATGTTAATCTTATGATAGATCCATCTGAAGAAGGGAGGCCTAGAGTACGCAAAGCCATCGATATGCTATTTGCATCTGTTCTCGAACTCGATGGCACTATTACCGGTGAGCATGGAGTTGGCCTCGCTCGCAAGCCTTGGTGGAACGTTGCTACTAGCAGACCTTTACGCTCCCTTCACCACACCATCAAAAACGCTTTAGATCCTCACCATCTGCTCAATCCCGGCAAGTTTTTAGGGTAGAATATCACAATCATATTGATACCCTGGTAGGGGAAAGCATCTCCCTCATCAACACGAATGATAACCAAGACTTATTATACAAGAATTATTGCGCTAGGATGCTGGCTGGGAATCTCATGCAGTATAACTCTGGCTGAAATACTAACCGAATCCAAGGAGCAAACAGAATTAACCAATACTAATAACTGGCCTGAATTTCGGGGTGGAAATGAGGGGCGAACTCAAGTGCGCAACTTACCTCTTGCTTGGTCGGACCAAGAGGGAATAGCCTGGCGTTTAGACTTACCCTCTCAAGGACAATCTAGCCCAATCGTCTGGAATAAGGCTATTTACTTGACCGGGGTATCCGGTAAGAAAAAGGAGAAACTTCACCTTTACAGCTACAATCTCAGCGATGGAGCTTTGAATTGGTCGCGTGAATTCAAATCGCCGCAACTAAGAAAGATGAGCAAAATGGTTTCCCAAGCGGCACCAACCCCAGTAGCAGACAAGGCAGGAGTTTATGCTTTCTTTGAAGGAGGCCTCTTTGTGCATACTGATCACGATGGTCATATAAACTGGCAACGGAATCTAATTGCAGACTACGGAGAAATCAAAGGTAGTCATAGCCTTGGCAGTTCCCCCACGCAAGACAACAAATACCTCTACCTTCTGGTAGACCACGATGCCCCAGGCTACCTACTCGCCTTGAATAAAGCTTCCGGTGCAACTACTTGGAAAACAGACCGACCGAAACGTGTTTCCTGGTCATCACCCATTTTACAAGACAAGACCATCTACCTTAGTTCTAATGGCGTGGTTCAAGCATACGATGCCTCTAATGGAAAACAGTTATGGGAAATTGATGGTATTTCAAAGAACACTGTCGCTTCGCCTATCATTGCTAATAGTTTACTACTTGCCGCTAGCTCAAAAAAAGGTGAATGCATTGCAATTCGCCTGTCCGCTAATGAAGAGAAACCTCAAATTGTTTGGCAAGCCGCCTCAACTTCAGGTGGATTTGCTTCCCCACAGGTGCTTGGAGAACAAGCTTATTACACCAATAAATCCGGAGTGCTTAGCTGCGTCAACTTGAAAGATGGAAGCCTAGCTTGGAGCGAGCGCATAGGAGGTTCTTGCTGGGCTTCACCTATTGTGGCTGGCAACTACCTTTACTTCTTTACTAGAGATGGGAAGACTGTGATCTATAAAAAAGACGAAGAACGAGCGAAACAGATTGCTGAATCAAAATTAAAGGGTATCAAAACCGTATATGGTGTCGCCGCTGTTGATGGAACTCTCGTCATGCGAACTGAAAAACAACTGATTTGCATTGGCAAGCCTATGCCTAACTCAAATTTTTGATTATTGTAACCTTTGATAAAAGCAAATAAACCGAGAAAAAGGGCTGTGCCCACAGCTCAGTATGATAGGTCGATTCCTCTATACTTAGGCATTTTTTGAATTCATTTTAAACATGCATATTTGTCTTATCCTGGTTCAACCGAGGTATGCAAGAGGTTTAAGTATTCCTAGATTGTACTGCCGAATTGATCCTCTGATACCACAGGGATCCAAGCATTAGGGACTATACAAATCTCTAGAGACTTTCATCGGTGAACCCAGGGACTTAGAGGTTGGATGAGGCACTATTGCCTATTCGTTATGAGTAAGTGAATGCACTAAGATTATTTTCATAAGTTAAGATCCGTGAAAATCAGTCTAATCTTTAGCTAAAACCCATACCCCCTCACTTTGATCTGGTAACAGTTCCACATGCTTCACTTTGAAAGAATGCTTTTCTACGAGTTCAGTAAAAGCTTCTGAGGAAAAGCGGTTAGAGAAAAAAGTCCTGACAGATTCCCTAGCCTCCACCTTAATCACATTACGCTCGTAGTTGATATCTAGATCATCATTGAAGAGAGCATTCACCTCTACTCTCAGGTAGTTTATTCCTTGAACAGCAGCGTTACATAAATTAAATTCCCAATTCCATGTATCTTCTGGGACATCTAAGTCGTCCCAGAAGCATTCTAACCAGTGCTTAGTCTCAGGGTTATCGTACTGTGTTATTAACCCATGTTCATCCATTTGATCACCCAGCAGATTGGCACTGATGATCAGAATATCTCCTAGCTCTAGTCCATGACTCAATTTTGCAAGAGCATGTGCTGGAGACATGTTAGGAATCATACCAAGGAAAAGAAAAACGCGTGACTTATCTTTTTTCCTTTGGCCCACAAGAGCATTCAAATCTTCAGCTTGCAAAAAATCTCCTATACTTCCCCTCAAGACCTTGCATCTGCTTAGCTTATTTGCCTCAAGACTTGCTTGTGTTACTAATGGCAAGCTGATGTCGGAAGGTAGATAAGAGATATGATTCCCAGTCCGCAATAAGGCTTCCAATAAAATCATATCCTTATTTCCTGCGCCACACCCTAGGCTAGTCACTTCTACACATTCCTGATCTGCTAAAAGTTTGGTCACATAATCAAATGCTTTCTCATATAGCCTTTTACCCTCTGAATGTATGGCTACCGGTGAATAAGCCTTATGCAGCTTACTCCATCTTTGTGACTGGCGGTAGCTAAGATAGTGAAACTTAGGGGCTATTTGCTTGTTGATTAAAGAATCACGTAATGATTTTTGGTGAGTTGTTAGAAACTGACTTTTATGAACCCAGGTAGATAGGCCCTGTTCACCATGATCATATTCCATGATGTTTTACTCGTTTTATACTTTCAAAGCATCTAGGTCTTGATTGAGTGAACGTGGCAGCATACGAAGTGCTTCAAGGTAGCCGTTAGATTCAATTCCTTCTAGCATCTTATCAGATCGCTCAAGTAAATCTTTTGCCTTACGCACGGCATAGGTATGACCACCGGACTTGATGACTTTATCCACCACGATGCCATAGTCACTACCCTCACCATGTAAAATGACTTCAGAAATTTCTTCTGACTCTTTTTCATTAAGCTGCTCTAACATCCATATAACTGGTAGTGTCATTTTTCCACGAGCAAGGTCTGTACCTAAGGTTTTGCCAAAAACATCTTCTTTACCAAATAAATCCAGACAATCATCGTAAATTTGGTAGGCTGTGCCGAGTTGATCCCCATAAATAGAAAAACGTTTCTGTATATCAGTGTCTTGATCTGAACAAAAAGCTGCCAATTCAGTAGCAACTCGGAACAAAGCCCCAGTCTTCATACTGACAATTTTCAGATAATCTTGGACTGAGAGTTTCAAATCATAGCGCCTCTGCGTCTGAAGAATTTCTCCGGTGCACACTTCACTAGCCGCATCAGCTACTTGCTTGCTAACTTCTGAAGAAGAAAAGCGTGTGCACATCTTAAAGGCGTGGGCTAACAAGCTATCGCCTACTAAAACAGATAGTTCATTGCCCCATTTCTGGCACATAGTGGGCTTTTTACGCCTTATTAAAGCTTGGTCCATGATATCATCGTGAATAAGAGACGCTAAGTGAATAAGCTCAATAACTACTGCCAGATCGATGTGTTTTTTATTCAGCTCCCCTAAAGCATGTGCACTTAGCAAAACTAAAGCAGGCCTAATGCGTTTACCGCCTGTTTCCGTTGCATATTCAACATACGCCATGACATTTGGGTCAAATGTTTGGACTTGTAAGGCTATACTTTCGTTAACCTTCTCTAGATGAGGTATGATATCTTTGAAGTGCTTCTTTAGTTGTGTCTCCCTAGCTAATGCAGGAAACTTATCTAAAACCTTGTTCATCAAGGAGTCGCTTTTTGATACCATCTTAGCCACATCTTAATCTAAATTACCACAGCCCAAAGTCAAACTTTCCAACTCTAATGTGATGTCAAAAATATTTTATCTTCAGAGAGATAGTATGAATGTGCTTGCGAAGCACATTTGTCTATCGCATAACTTTTAGTTGATGCTTTTGGGTAAAATAAGACTCAGCTTGATCACTTGCTTGGCAGTAGCTCTTATTCTGAGCTGTGGAAAGGAGAATGAAGTCATTAAGGAAGTTGATGCTTTAATGGAGGGTAGAAACTACAAGCAAGCGCTTGAGAGACTACGCAGAGCCCTAAAAGAAGACCCTAAAAACCCTAAGCTATTGCGCCAACAAGTTTTACTTTTTCTCAAAAGCGAACAGGTCAATTATTCTATGGCCGCCTACGAAAAACTTCATAAAGCTAAGCCAAATCATCCCGTGTTAATTAATGCACTCAGCAACAACGATCCCGTTATACGAGTGACCTCAGCAAAGGCTTTAGGACTTATGCGCAGGCAAGATAGTATTGATGCGCTTATCAAAGCAGCTAAAGATAGTGATAAATCTGTTCGACAAGCTGTTGTGCTTGCTTTAGGCGATTTAAAAAACAAAAAAGCAGTTACAGTTCTTATTGAGACTTTAAAGGATCCAGATTGGTTCGTCCGTGCTGAAGCTGCCCAAGCTCTCAGTAAAATTGGAGATAGCCAGGCCGCTGAAGAGCTTTTCGCCCTTCTCAAGGATGAAGACGTATATGTGCGCAAGAACGCTCGTAAAGCGCTACAGGACCTGGCAAATGAAGAAAATAAAAAGACCTACATTGAGGCCCTTACTCATGATGACGACGAAGTTAGACTTATGGCAGCAATATCTCTGGCCAACATTGGTGACGCGTCCTCATTAAGTGTTTTAGTAGAAGAACTTGATTCTAGTGATTCTGCAGATCCTATCGATGTGATCCGAGCTTTAGTCAAACTTCGAGATAAACAAGCTCTTCCAGCCCTTCGCAAGACTATGAAGGAAGCAGACGGAGAAGCTAAAGCATATGCTATATTAGCTCTTGGGGAATTCCGAGATAAAGAGTCCACAAGCGCTATTAAAAAGCTATCACAGAGTAGCAGTACTACCCGGGAAGTGAAAATGGCTTGCCTCATGGCTCTCAAGCGCATGAATCAACCCATGAGATTGCCGGATGAAAAGTAGCTAAGGCATTCTTTCAGCTTTTTTCAATTCTGCAAAACCGCTAGATTTAATTTATGCCTGATTGGATACTTTACGTTTTATTAGGAATCATTACTGGATTTGCCAGCGGCTGCTTTGGAATAGGTGGTGGAGCCATTATGGTGCCTATTCTCATCCTTTTCTTTAAAGTTCCCTATCACACTGCTATCGGAACCTCACTAGCACTGATTATTCCGATATCGCTGGCAGGTGGCTTTAAAAATTTTCAAATAGGAAAAATTGATTGGAACATTTTTTACGCCGCAGCTATTGCCGGCATTGTTGGAGCATTGGTTGGTGTTTCCCTTATTCAAAAAGTCCCTGCTGAATACGCCAGAAAAGGATTTGCCGTTTTTTTGCTTTTTACCGCCTATCGCCTTTGGGTCAAATAAGTGTTTGGAGCAGAAAGTGCTTAAGTTATAAAGTCACTATAAGCAATACTTCAAGATCCCACAGCTCCTCCAGATAATTACTACCTTACTCCTCTGAACCCTTTTCCATGGCTGCAAGCTTTAGTTCGAGATCTGAAGCTTCTAGCTGGTCCATGAGTTCTTCTACCTCACCCTCCATAAAACCTGTCAGGTTATAAATGGTGTAGTTGATACGGTGATCGGTAATACGGTTTTGGGGATAGTTGTACGTGCGAATTTTCTCGTTACGATCCCCAGAACCTACTTGTTGCTTCCGATGTTCCGCGTATTTTTTGCGCTCTTGTTCTTGTTTTGCTTCGAGAAGACGGGCGCGTAAGATACTCATAGCCTTCTCACGGTTTTTGATTTGGGAGCGCCCATCCTGACATTTGACTATGATGCCGGTGGGTAGGTGGGTAATCTGCACCGCAGAATCTGTTGTATTTACTCCCTGTCCACCAGGCCCACCTGAGCGACATACATCCACACGTATCTCATCTGAGCGAATTTCCAAATCCACTTCTTGTGCCTCAGGCAAAACAGCTACGGTAGCAGTCGAAGTATGAATGCGGCCCTGGCTTTCAGTAGCAGGAACTCTTTGGACCCGGTGAACACCACTTTCAAAACGCAACTTCTTGAAGACATCATCTCCATTCATTTGAAAGGTAATTTCCTTATAACCCCCGGACTCTGAAGGACTCGCATCCATCGGCTCAATCTTCCATCCTACGCGTTCAGCAAAGCGATTGTACATGCGAAACAGATCTCCTGCAAATATGCCGGCTTCATCCCCTCCAGCACCCGCACGAATTTCCACGATAGTATTACGGGAATCATTTGGATCTGGCGGGACCACAAACTTTAAGAGTTCTTTTTCAGCTTTTTCCCAATCATTTTCTAGCTCGGGCAACTCTTCCTGGGCCATTGCCATAAGCTCTTCGTCCTCAGCCTTGGAGACTATTTCCTTATTCTCTGCTAAATTTTTTTTAATGGTTTCGTAACGCTCTGAAAGTTCTATGGCAGTTTTCAGGCGCGAATGTTCCTTTAGAGAAAGCTGAGCCTCCTGTGGATTGTCGTAGAAATGAGGTCCTGAGATAAGCGTCTCAAGCTCCTTAAAGCGCTTGTAAAAGCCTTCTATATGTAGGGCGAGGTCCATATCTAATTCTCAGTAATTTTTATGGACTTGCCCAGGCAAAAGGCATGAATCTCATGCAACAAGAACAGTCCACATGAGATCCTGTAAGCTATTTTCCAGCTTTTTTCTTCTTCTTTCTGTTGGCCAGAATAGATTCGCCGAAACGCTTCTGAAACTTATCTACGCGTCCAGCGGTGTCGACTAAACGTGTTTGACCTGTGTAAGCAGGGTGTGAATCGGATGTCACGCCACACTTGACTACAAAATGCTCTACTCCCTCAATCACCCGAGTCTCCTCGGTCTTGATAGTCGAACGGGTCGCAAACTCGCGATTCGTCGCCAAATCAACAAATACTGTTGGATTGAGCTCTGGATGGATTCCCTTTTTCATACCGAAACCTTTCTTAAAAAATAAAACGAGCTAAGGATCAAACCAGCTTTCTGGCTATTAGGCAAGCATTATGTCCACCAAACCCAAAAGAATTGCTCATAGCCACCCTGATTTCTGCCTCGCGTGCCTCGTTAGGCACATAATCTAGATCACATGCCGGATCCTGTTCCTCTATATTAATTGTA
It encodes:
- a CDS encoding FAD-dependent oxidoreductase, with protein sequence MKQVAIIGAGIAGLVCARELKKFKYKVTLFEKSRSLGGRCATRKWNSHIVDHGLQYFTLSNEEIHKNVKYLCYSRIGLLDKAIVDLQGAEWQPDEKKYYHLDGNNRIGKALAQGLDIRMESPITTLQPITSKWRVNDHSFDYVVSSVPFPQLNNFIPLEPSLQIRFEPCLTALFSYEGLPQNMSADIYGIIDTSNTSIISWSACENHKTNRIPLDETVFVVHASEKFSREYLETSSDAYLPHLQRELENTWQLSPTKQKNSFSHRWRFARSTDPYSLPNAQLPENFFVCGDSIVKSRFEDVWLSGLQAAYLLIAKDQQTEIPFVDKQIITT
- a CDS encoding SDR family oxidoreductase, which gives rise to MSNYLIIASSSTIGQELVKILHQQADQLYLTSRNPDKIQQLADETQSSFSALDASSFEEVNQVFEDASDKLGPLDGVVCLAGSLLLKAAHQTSEQEYLHTIQTSLTTAFATTKAAGKHMRKGGSVVLISSAAAMQGFANHEAIAAAKGGVIALARSAAATYARQNLRFNVVSPGLTETALTKSLFANEASKQISEKMHVLGRLGEAHKIALSIAFLLNPENDWITGQVLGIDGGLSRVAPKIKG
- a CDS encoding DNA-directed RNA polymerase subunit omega, which encodes MVTPKHESVKEALQHVENPQILINMVSRRVRQLGMGYRPLINVNPRMTFLDVALREIADGKLSYEAVEFAEDED
- the smpB gene encoding SsrA-binding protein SmpB yields the protein MAQEIEINNRRARHDYHVHDKLETGISLQGTEVKSLRSAQASLSDAFARLEKGELWLYNFHISPYDKGNRENHEPKRKRKLLIHKREYRKLSGNVVQSGKSLIPLKGYFKNRYFKILLGICTSKNKGDKRQDLKTRDVERSIRRNFGRV
- a CDS encoding FAD-linked oxidase C-terminal domain-containing protein, producing MDQMNPSKHWIPELQRKLPLSVVKVDEKSLHTHGGDAWHAHAMPEAVVEVRHEKDIQATMRIASKYKIPVTARGSGRGYVGSCVPVKGGISLSLTKLNKILEVSAKDSLAVVQPGVITERLQIEAKRKGLFYPPDPASLNESSIGGNIATNAGGPRCLKYGVTKNYVMGLNIVLPNGELVKTGGRCHKNKLGFNLVDLFPGSEGMLGIISLATLRLIPHPPARSVLVASFSKVKAAAKAVTAIQQAGYLPCALEIADKFTLEAARGYNKSVPPGEALIIVELDGQAQSVHREIRALKTVIQEIGALQTSIASTEAACEKLWDIRRSFSYSLRATGLIKMNHDVVVPRGKLTELFKVVEKIQQSFSDYRVASFGHAGDGNIHVNLMIDPSEEGRPRVRKAIDMLFASVLELDGTITGEHGVGLARKPWWNVATSRPLRSLHHTIKNALDPHHLLNPGKFLG
- a CDS encoding PQQ-binding-like beta-propeller repeat protein, producing MITKTYYTRIIALGCWLGISCSITLAEILTESKEQTELTNTNNWPEFRGGNEGRTQVRNLPLAWSDQEGIAWRLDLPSQGQSSPIVWNKAIYLTGVSGKKKEKLHLYSYNLSDGALNWSREFKSPQLRKMSKMVSQAAPTPVADKAGVYAFFEGGLFVHTDHDGHINWQRNLIADYGEIKGSHSLGSSPTQDNKYLYLLVDHDAPGYLLALNKASGATTWKTDRPKRVSWSSPILQDKTIYLSSNGVVQAYDASNGKQLWEIDGISKNTVASPIIANSLLLAASSKKGECIAIRLSANEEKPQIVWQAASTSGGFASPQVLGEQAYYTNKSGVLSCVNLKDGSLAWSERIGGSCWASPIVAGNYLYFFTRDGKTVIYKKDEERAKQIAESKLKGIKTVYGVAAVDGTLVMRTEKQLICIGKPMPNSNF
- a CDS encoding L-histidine N(alpha)-methyltransferase, with translation MEYDHGEQGLSTWVHKSQFLTTHQKSLRDSLINKQIAPKFHYLSYRQSQRWSKLHKAYSPVAIHSEGKRLYEKAFDYVTKLLADQECVEVTSLGCGAGNKDMILLEALLRTGNHISYLPSDISLPLVTQASLEANKLSRCKVLRGSIGDFLQAEDLNALVGQRKKDKSRVFLFLGMIPNMSPAHALAKLSHGLELGDILIISANLLGDQMDEHGLITQYDNPETKHWLECFWDDLDVPEDTWNWEFNLCNAAVQGINYLRVEVNALFNDDLDINYERNVIKVEARESVRTFFSNRFSSEAFTELVEKHSFKVKHVELLPDQSEGVWVLAKD
- a CDS encoding polyprenyl synthetase family protein; amino-acid sequence: MNKVLDKFPALARETQLKKHFKDIIPHLEKVNESIALQVQTFDPNVMAYVEYATETGGKRIRPALVLLSAHALGELNKKHIDLAVVIELIHLASLIHDDIMDQALIRRKKPTMCQKWGNELSVLVGDSLLAHAFKMCTRFSSSEVSKQVADAASEVCTGEILQTQRRYDLKLSVQDYLKIVSMKTGALFRVATELAAFCSDQDTDIQKRFSIYGDQLGTAYQIYDDCLDLFGKEDVFGKTLGTDLARGKMTLPVIWMLEQLNEKESEEISEVILHGEGSDYGIVVDKVIKSGGHTYAVRKAKDLLERSDKMLEGIESNGYLEALRMLPRSLNQDLDALKV
- a CDS encoding HEAT repeat domain-containing protein, which produces MGKIRLSLITCLAVALILSCGKENEVIKEVDALMEGRNYKQALERLRRALKEDPKNPKLLRQQVLLFLKSEQVNYSMAAYEKLHKAKPNHPVLINALSNNDPVIRVTSAKALGLMRRQDSIDALIKAAKDSDKSVRQAVVLALGDLKNKKAVTVLIETLKDPDWFVRAEAAQALSKIGDSQAAEELFALLKDEDVYVRKNARKALQDLANEENKKTYIEALTHDDDEVRLMAAISLANIGDASSLSVLVEELDSSDSADPIDVIRALVKLRDKQALPALRKTMKEADGEAKAYAILALGEFRDKESTSAIKKLSQSSSTTREVKMACLMALKRMNQPMRLPDEK
- a CDS encoding sulfite exporter TauE/SafE family protein, whose product is MPDWILYVLLGIITGFASGCFGIGGGAIMVPILILFFKVPYHTAIGTSLALIIPISLAGGFKNFQIGKIDWNIFYAAAIAGIVGALVGVSLIQKVPAEYARKGFAVFLLFTAYRLWVK